A stretch of the Streptomyces sp. NBC_00078 genome encodes the following:
- a CDS encoding LLM class flavin-dependent oxidoreductase gives MHVGSFVLAAQFPGQGQGEALHRAVRSAEVAEEAGLDSVWLAEHHFVPYGTCPSAITLAALLLGRTRRIRVGTAVTVLPTAHPVSVGEQAALLHITSGGRFSLGVGRGGPWVDLEVFGSGIEAYEKGFPESLDLLVRWLREPSVGAAGDRFAFREVPVVPRPSESLTDTAGPEVVVACTSPSSVRTAAERGLPMLLGMHVGDEEKAEMVALWRQLARAAGHPADEILGAAHVSAGICQIADRRTDAVEALTKAMPGWLKQGLEAHVTVDGRTRQMRGPLAYTELLCGLHPVGTPRLCADRLAATSERTGISRFALLVEGSGDLAATEENLRRLGAEVLPHLG, from the coding sequence ATGCACGTAGGAAGTTTCGTGTTGGCGGCCCAGTTCCCGGGGCAGGGCCAGGGGGAGGCGCTGCACCGCGCGGTCCGTTCGGCCGAGGTCGCCGAAGAAGCCGGTCTGGACTCGGTCTGGCTGGCCGAGCACCACTTCGTGCCCTACGGGACCTGTCCGTCGGCGATCACCCTGGCGGCGTTACTGCTCGGCCGCACCCGCCGGATCCGGGTCGGCACGGCGGTGACCGTGCTGCCCACCGCCCACCCGGTGTCGGTCGGCGAGCAGGCCGCGCTGCTGCACATCACCTCCGGCGGGCGCTTCTCGCTGGGCGTGGGGCGCGGCGGCCCGTGGGTCGACCTGGAGGTGTTCGGGTCAGGCATCGAGGCGTACGAGAAGGGGTTCCCGGAATCACTCGATCTGCTGGTTCGCTGGCTGCGCGAGCCGTCGGTCGGGGCGGCCGGGGACCGCTTCGCCTTCCGTGAAGTCCCCGTCGTACCAAGGCCGTCGGAGTCCCTCACGGACACGGCGGGCCCCGAGGTCGTCGTCGCGTGCACCTCGCCGTCGAGCGTACGGACGGCCGCCGAGCGCGGGCTGCCGATGCTCCTCGGGATGCATGTGGGCGACGAGGAGAAGGCCGAGATGGTCGCCCTGTGGCGGCAGCTGGCGCGCGCCGCCGGGCATCCGGCGGACGAGATCCTCGGCGCGGCCCATGTCTCGGCCGGCATCTGCCAGATCGCGGACCGGCGTACGGACGCGGTGGAGGCCCTGACGAAGGCGATGCCGGGCTGGCTGAAGCAGGGGCTGGAGGCGCATGTCACGGTGGACGGCCGGACGCGGCAGATGCGCGGTCCGCTGGCCTACACCGAACTGCTCTGCGGACTGCACCCGGTGGGCACCCCGCGCCTGTGCGCCGACCGGCTCGCGGCGACCAGCGAGCGGACCGGCATCTCCCGCTTCGCGCTGCTCGTCGAGGGCTCGGGAGACCTGGCGGCCACCGAGGAGAATCTACGGCGGCTGGGTGCCGAGGTGCTCCCGCACCTCGGTTGA
- a CDS encoding ATP/GTP-binding protein → MSPRRNRPKGADPSVSSGRSAEDDRPGRYGGWQSTESWQGEEWSVRHVAGASAQGKTYRCPGCEQMIPSGVPHVVAWPEHSGVDERRHWHKACWNAKDRRTTRVQRSRNAPKF, encoded by the coding sequence GTGTCCCCGCGTCGCAACCGACCCAAGGGAGCCGACCCGTCGGTCTCGTCCGGCCGGAGCGCCGAGGACGACCGCCCCGGCCGCTACGGCGGCTGGCAGTCGACGGAGAGCTGGCAGGGCGAGGAGTGGAGCGTGCGGCACGTCGCGGGCGCCAGCGCGCAGGGCAAGACCTACCGCTGCCCCGGCTGCGAACAGATGATCCCCTCCGGCGTACCGCATGTCGTGGCCTGGCCGGAGCACTCGGGCGTCGACGAGCGCCGTCACTGGCACAAGGCGTGCTGGAACGCGAAGGACCGCCGCACCACGCGGGTGCAGCGGTCCCGTAACGCGCCGAAGTTCTGA
- a CDS encoding ABC transporter permease subunit — protein sequence MSTPQPPMPQAAAPDWQAAAPGSPYPTYTSPIPVVRTHLGHVIASEWTKIRSVRSTTWTLGVFVLLVVGIGVLVAALVSANAGEADLSGDNPLSFGVFGLLLGSMCIITLGVLTTASEYGTGMIRTTMTACPSRGRVLAAKAIVFFSVAFTVTFVSVLLVALADVGMLDGAKEPSGSEWLKGTLGISLYIALLGLFSLVVGSIIRHSAGAITLMIGLVLAPLVIALFMFSSALEDVRQALFDYSIPSQLGAFYTTSLSNSGPTGWDPVWIALGVTAAAFAGAFVLLQKRDV from the coding sequence ATGAGCACGCCCCAGCCCCCGATGCCGCAGGCCGCCGCACCCGACTGGCAGGCGGCCGCGCCCGGTTCGCCGTACCCCACCTACACCTCGCCGATCCCCGTCGTGCGCACGCACCTCGGGCACGTGATCGCCTCGGAGTGGACGAAGATCAGGTCGGTGCGCTCCACGACATGGACGCTCGGCGTGTTCGTGCTGCTCGTCGTCGGCATCGGAGTACTGGTGGCAGCGCTGGTCTCCGCCAACGCGGGCGAGGCCGATCTGTCCGGCGACAACCCGCTGTCCTTCGGTGTCTTCGGGCTGCTCCTGGGCAGCATGTGCATCATCACGCTCGGCGTGCTGACCACGGCATCGGAGTACGGCACCGGCATGATCCGGACGACGATGACCGCATGCCCCTCCCGGGGACGGGTGCTGGCGGCGAAGGCGATCGTGTTCTTCTCGGTGGCGTTCACCGTCACGTTCGTGTCGGTGCTCCTTGTCGCCCTCGCGGACGTGGGCATGCTGGACGGCGCCAAGGAGCCGTCGGGCAGTGAGTGGCTGAAGGGCACACTCGGCATCTCGCTCTACATCGCGCTGCTCGGCCTGTTCTCACTCGTCGTCGGCTCGATCATCCGCCACTCGGCGGGCGCCATCACCCTCATGATCGGCCTCGTGCTGGCGCCCCTGGTGATCGCGCTGTTCATGTTCTCGTCGGCGCTGGAGGACGTGCGCCAGGCACTGTTCGACTACTCGATCCCGAGCCAGCTCGGCGCCTTCTACACCACGTCGCTCAGCAACTCGGGCCCGACCGGCTGGGACCCGGTGTGGATCGCCCTGGGAGTGACCGCCGCCGCGTTCGCCGGCGCGTTCGTGCTGCTGCAGAAGCGCGACGTCTAG
- a CDS encoding ABC transporter ATP-binding protein, whose amino-acid sequence MIEAVGLTKRYGDKTAVYNLSFQVRPGAVTGFLGPNGSGKSTTMRMILGLDNPTAGQVTIGGYPYPRLPNAPRQVGALLDAKAVHGGRSARNHLLCLAQLSGIPARRVDEVLGVVGLQDVARKRSKGFSLGMGQRLGIAAALLGDPQVLLFDEPVNGLDPEGIHWVRNLMKSLAAEGRTVFVSSHLMSEMALTADHLIVIGRGQLLADMSVKDFISANSADFARVRTPDTEPQLREKLTSALTEAGGHVLPEQDGALRITGLPLPRISDIAHDSDVRLWELSPHQASLEEAYMRMTQGAVDYRSTIDQKAGLMQPLPPGVQPPMPVPGQGQPDWYAPPPPQQSGQAFAMPQGAPGPQGAAPAGPYGSGQPSAGPYGAPGAPAAGPANPYAQSAPQAPQAPVAAPADLTKPEDAR is encoded by the coding sequence ATGATCGAGGCTGTCGGCCTGACCAAGCGCTACGGCGACAAGACCGCCGTGTACAACCTTTCCTTCCAGGTGCGGCCCGGCGCCGTCACCGGCTTCCTCGGACCCAACGGCTCCGGCAAGTCGACGACGATGCGCATGATCCTCGGCCTGGACAACCCCACCGCGGGGCAGGTGACGATCGGCGGATACCCGTACCCCAGGCTCCCCAACGCTCCCCGCCAGGTGGGCGCCCTGCTCGACGCCAAGGCCGTGCACGGCGGGCGGTCGGCCCGCAACCACCTGCTGTGCCTGGCCCAGCTGTCCGGGATCCCGGCGCGCAGGGTCGACGAGGTACTGGGCGTGGTCGGGCTCCAGGATGTGGCCAGGAAGCGCTCCAAGGGCTTCTCCCTCGGCATGGGGCAGCGCCTGGGCATCGCCGCCGCGCTCCTCGGCGACCCGCAGGTGCTGCTGTTCGACGAGCCGGTCAACGGCCTCGACCCCGAGGGCATTCACTGGGTGCGCAACCTCATGAAGTCGCTCGCGGCGGAGGGCCGTACCGTCTTCGTCTCCTCCCACCTCATGAGCGAGATGGCGCTGACCGCCGACCACCTCATCGTGATCGGCCGCGGTCAGCTGCTGGCCGACATGAGCGTCAAGGACTTCATCTCGGCGAACTCGGCCGACTTCGCGCGCGTGCGCACGCCGGACACCGAGCCGCAGCTGCGCGAGAAGCTGACGTCCGCGCTCACCGAGGCGGGCGGGCACGTACTGCCGGAGCAGGACGGCGCCCTGCGGATCACGGGACTGCCGCTCCCCCGCATCAGCGACATCGCGCACGACAGCGACGTACGCCTGTGGGAGCTGTCGCCGCACCAGGCCTCGCTGGAGGAGGCGTACATGCGGATGACGCAGGGAGCCGTCGACTACCGCTCGACCATCGACCAGAAGGCCGGGCTGATGCAGCCGCTGCCGCCCGGCGTGCAGCCGCCGATGCCGGTGCCGGGGCAGGGCCAGCCCGACTGGTACGCCCCGCCGCCGCCCCAGCAGAGCGGCCAGGCCTTCGCGATGCCGCAGGGCGCCCCGGGTCCGCAGGGCGCGGCGCCCGCCGGCCCGTACGGCTCCGGGCAGCCCTCGGCGGGCCCCTACGGTGCCCCCGGCGCCCCCGCGGCGGGCCCGGCCAACCCGTACGCCCAGTCGGCGCCCCAGGCGCCCCAGGCCCCTGTCGCCGCCCCCGCCGACCTGACCAAGCCCGAGGACGCCCGATGA
- a CDS encoding ABC transporter permease produces the protein MAAIQVVQSEWTKIRSVASTVWTLSLSVVVTVALGMLISALSRHEFDTMSQQDRLSFDPTFISFAGMSLGQLAMIVFGVLVVSNEYSTGMIRTSLAAVPQRGTFLFSKIAVAAGLALVVGMVTSFVAFFLGQAMLGSHRAAIGDPHVLRAVIGGGVYMTLIAVFSMGVAAMLRSPMLSLGILMPFFFLISNILGNVDATKKIGRFLPDQAGSKIMQVVTPVGDDTPYDPWGGLGIMVLWAVAALLGGYLLLKRRDA, from the coding sequence ATGGCGGCGATCCAGGTCGTACAGTCCGAGTGGACCAAGATCCGGTCAGTGGCGTCCACGGTGTGGACGCTCTCCCTCTCCGTGGTCGTCACCGTCGCGCTCGGCATGCTCATCTCGGCGCTGTCCCGGCACGAGTTCGACACCATGAGCCAGCAGGACAGGCTCTCCTTCGACCCGACGTTCATCAGTTTCGCCGGCATGAGCCTCGGCCAGCTCGCCATGATCGTGTTCGGCGTGCTGGTCGTCTCGAACGAGTACAGCACCGGCATGATCCGCACCTCGCTGGCCGCCGTCCCGCAGCGCGGCACCTTCCTGTTCAGCAAGATCGCCGTGGCGGCCGGGCTCGCCCTCGTCGTCGGCATGGTCACCAGCTTCGTCGCCTTCTTCCTCGGGCAGGCGATGCTCGGCTCGCACCGGGCGGCCATCGGCGATCCGCACGTCCTGCGCGCCGTGATCGGCGGCGGTGTCTACATGACCCTCATCGCGGTGTTCTCGATGGGCGTCGCCGCGATGCTGCGCTCGCCGATGCTGTCGCTGGGCATCCTGATGCCGTTCTTCTTCCTGATCTCCAACATCCTGGGCAATGTCGACGCGACGAAGAAGATCGGCCGGTTCCTGCCCGACCAGGCCGGCAGCAAGATCATGCAGGTCGTGACGCCGGTCGGCGACGACACTCCCTACGACCCCTGGGGCGGACTCGGGATCATGGTGCTGTGGGCCGTCGCCGCACTGCTCGGCGGATACCTGTTGCTGAAGAGGCGGGACGCGTGA
- a CDS encoding ABC transporter ATP-binding protein, with amino-acid sequence MIELEGLTKRYGEKLAVNNLTFTVRPGLVTGFLGPNGAGKSTTMRMMLGLDRPTAGNVRIDGKHYDRLKEPLKYIGALLDAKAMHGGRSAFNHLLCLAQSNGIPKRRVAEVLDTVGLTAVARKKAKGFSLGMGQRLGIAGALLGDPRILMFDEPVNGLDPEGIHWIRNLMKSLAAQGRTVFVSSHLMSEMALTAEHLVVIGQGRLLADTSMADFIERNSRSYIRIRSPQRERLLDVLHEAGVTVVESGSGVLEVDGGKAEQIGELAAQHQLVLHELSPQQASLEEAFMQLTAESVEYHAHADTPHEAPAPPERPHWGEDWKRS; translated from the coding sequence ATGATCGAGCTCGAGGGCCTGACCAAGCGCTACGGCGAGAAGCTGGCGGTCAACAACCTCACGTTCACCGTCAGACCTGGCCTGGTGACGGGTTTCCTCGGGCCGAACGGGGCCGGCAAGTCGACGACGATGCGCATGATGCTCGGGCTCGACCGGCCCACCGCAGGGAACGTCCGTATAGACGGAAAGCACTACGACCGCCTGAAGGAACCCCTGAAGTACATCGGCGCCCTGCTGGACGCCAAGGCCATGCACGGCGGCCGCAGCGCCTTCAACCATCTGCTCTGCCTCGCGCAGAGCAACGGCATCCCGAAGCGGCGAGTGGCCGAGGTCCTCGACACCGTGGGCCTCACGGCGGTGGCGCGGAAGAAGGCCAAGGGGTTCTCGCTCGGCATGGGACAACGGCTCGGGATCGCCGGCGCGCTGCTGGGCGACCCGCGGATCCTGATGTTCGACGAGCCGGTCAACGGTCTCGACCCCGAGGGCATCCACTGGATCCGCAACCTGATGAAGTCGCTCGCGGCCCAGGGCCGTACGGTCTTCGTCTCCTCCCACCTGATGAGCGAGATGGCGCTGACCGCCGAGCACCTCGTGGTCATCGGACAGGGGCGACTGCTCGCCGACACCTCCATGGCCGACTTCATCGAGCGGAACTCACGGTCGTACATCCGCATCCGCTCCCCGCAGCGCGAGCGGCTGCTCGACGTGCTGCACGAGGCCGGGGTCACCGTCGTCGAGTCCGGCAGCGGGGTGCTGGAGGTGGACGGCGGCAAGGCCGAGCAGATCGGCGAGCTGGCCGCGCAGCACCAGCTCGTACTGCACGAGCTGAGCCCCCAGCAGGCCTCCCTGGAGGAGGCGTTCATGCAGCTGACCGCGGAGTCGGTGGAGTACCACGCGCACGCCGACACACCCCACGAGGCACCGGCGCCCCCTGAGCGGCCGCACTGGGGCGAGGACTGGAAGAGGAGCTGA
- a CDS encoding cellulose-binding protein, with the protein MSDTSPYGFELVRRGYDRAQVDERISKLVSDRDSALARITALEKRIEELHLETQNAQAQVTDAEPSYAGLGARVEKILRLAEEEAKDLREEARRAAEQHRELAESAAQQVRNDAESFAAERKSKAEDEGVRIVEKAKSDASQLRSEAQKDAQSKREEADALFEETRAKAAQAAADFETNLAKRREQSERDLASRQQKAEKRLAEIEHRAEQLRLEAEKLRTDAERRARQTVETAQRQAEDIVADANAKADRIRSESERELAALTNRRDSINAQLTNVREMLATLTGAAVAAAGSPAEDEPISRGVPAQQSR; encoded by the coding sequence ATGAGCGACACTTCCCCCTACGGCTTCGAGCTTGTGCGGCGTGGGTACGACCGCGCTCAGGTGGACGAACGCATCTCGAAGCTCGTCTCCGACCGTGACAGCGCTCTGGCCCGTATCACCGCCCTGGAAAAGCGCATTGAGGAACTCCACCTCGAGACGCAGAACGCCCAGGCCCAGGTGACCGACGCAGAGCCGTCGTACGCAGGCCTCGGCGCGCGTGTCGAGAAGATCCTCCGCCTCGCCGAGGAGGAGGCCAAGGATCTGCGCGAGGAGGCGCGTCGCGCGGCCGAACAGCACCGCGAGCTCGCGGAGTCGGCGGCCCAGCAGGTCCGCAACGACGCAGAATCGTTCGCTGCGGAGCGTAAGTCCAAGGCCGAGGACGAGGGCGTCCGCATCGTCGAGAAGGCCAAGAGCGACGCCTCTCAGCTGCGTTCCGAGGCGCAGAAGGACGCGCAGTCCAAGCGCGAGGAGGCCGACGCCCTCTTCGAGGAGACCCGCGCCAAGGCCGCGCAGGCCGCCGCCGACTTCGAGACGAACCTCGCCAAGCGCCGCGAGCAGTCCGAGCGCGACCTCGCGTCGCGTCAGCAGAAGGCGGAGAAGCGTCTCGCGGAGATCGAGCACCGCGCGGAGCAGCTGCGCCTGGAGGCGGAGAAGCTGCGCACGGACGCCGAGCGCCGCGCCCGCCAGACGGTGGAGACGGCTCAGCGCCAGGCCGAGGACATCGTGGCCGACGCCAACGCCAAGGCCGACCGGATCCGTTCGGAATCCGAGCGCGAGCTGGCCGCCCTCACCAACCGCCGCGACAGCATCAACGCCCAGCTGACGAACGTCCGCGAGATGCTCGCGACGCTCACGGGCGCCGCGGTGGCCGCCGCCGGTTCGCCGGCCGAGGACGAGCCGATCTCCCGTGGGGTTCCGGCGCAGCAGTCCCGGTAA